The Streptomyces sp. RKAG293 genome includes a region encoding these proteins:
- a CDS encoding YbiU family protein, translating into MPAPDQYLHRAASRRPYFSADGETYLAPTPLRDLRKEQPLRVLSEADLAFWQTYGYVVVKEAVPAESARSLLDFAWDFQGLDPNRPDTWYEQRPYRDELDRHLHVYGFVEAYHHQLVWDSRQTQRVYDAFADVWDCEELWVTLDRLNLNPPNIKNRDRALIEPTDKGFDIELHWDIDSTLGVIPQRVQGIIALTDTRPDHGGFQCNPELFRRFDEWKLGQPADRDPIRPAVDRDAYPVVRPELSAGDLLIWNGALAHGVARNTSENGVRAVQYVSMMPALEESEQLRRSRISSWETLSTPDWNGTLVGDAVTHESLRYKAAELNELGEKLLGLTSWHGTSGHGTSGHGTESAQ; encoded by the coding sequence ATGCCCGCCCCCGATCAGTATCTTCACCGAGCCGCCTCCCGCCGCCCGTACTTCAGTGCGGACGGCGAGACGTACCTCGCGCCGACCCCGCTCAGGGACCTCCGCAAGGAACAGCCCCTGCGCGTGCTCTCCGAGGCGGACCTCGCCTTCTGGCAGACCTACGGCTATGTCGTGGTCAAGGAGGCGGTCCCCGCCGAGTCCGCCAGGAGCCTGCTGGACTTCGCCTGGGACTTCCAGGGCCTCGACCCGAACCGTCCGGACACCTGGTACGAGCAGCGGCCCTACCGTGACGAGCTGGACCGCCATCTGCACGTCTACGGCTTCGTCGAGGCGTACCACCACCAGCTGGTCTGGGACAGCCGGCAGACGCAGCGCGTCTACGACGCCTTCGCCGACGTCTGGGACTGCGAGGAGCTCTGGGTCACCCTCGACCGTCTCAACCTCAACCCGCCCAACATCAAGAACCGTGACCGCGCCCTCATCGAACCCACCGACAAGGGCTTCGACATCGAACTCCACTGGGACATCGACAGCACGCTCGGCGTCATACCGCAGCGGGTGCAGGGCATCATCGCGCTCACCGACACCCGGCCCGACCACGGCGGCTTCCAGTGCAACCCCGAGCTGTTCCGCCGGTTCGACGAGTGGAAGCTCGGCCAGCCTGCCGACCGCGATCCGATCCGGCCCGCCGTCGACCGGGACGCATACCCGGTGGTCCGGCCGGAGCTGTCCGCCGGCGACCTGCTGATCTGGAACGGCGCCCTGGCCCACGGCGTCGCCCGCAACACCTCCGAGAACGGCGTCCGGGCGGTCCAGTACGTCTCGATGATGCCCGCTCTGGAGGAGAGCGAGCAGCTACGCCGCTCCCGGATCAGCTCCTGGGAGACCCTCAGCACTCCGGACTGGAACGGAACCCTGGTCGGCGACGCCGTCACGCACGAGTCGCTCCGGTACAAGGCCGCCGAACTCAACGAGCTCGGAGAGAAGTTGCTGGGCCTCACCTCCTGGCACGGAACCTCCGGGCACGGAACCTCCGGGCACGGAACGGAGTCCGCACAGTGA
- a CDS encoding DUF6271 family protein produces MRRICLTLPTNRACTATIADIGEEAAYAAGRFDVEVHLLILDSSDASTFADHAKAVDALPAVPNVIVHHLGEARQRDFLREVIKRSGQAEPELLLDLMLPAAVSYGACTNRAFLLAAALGCESIHRRDSDSGYQTLDGKPVFPIHHELLSLGKPGADAADGVTENALDPVHGRKPVSMVGGSFVGELSVDVSEIKETDPGIYHDVVSLWAPPEWPAEEVQGLVQESFIGAGTEPFSVDRSVLDVPDIWRLDMCNIGFDRELYERVPLPPATDTIGSDYFLLHVVRHAPLPAVVHNRHIVNFYTAERRTGSGFTDYQVRFVKFLLSMLYLHPVYFDLEEAGPALLDPQHHVRAASISGFVRRSTGADRTENIRRLDVIDRCYRQLGRKYAEFADHLVPLRQGLLDRAQVDTEHFALLIDAWRPLVAASRAVGRPTGQSTSRSTGRSTGRA; encoded by the coding sequence CTGCGCAGGATCTGCCTGACCCTTCCCACCAACCGGGCCTGCACCGCGACCATCGCCGACATCGGCGAGGAGGCCGCCTACGCCGCCGGGCGGTTCGACGTCGAGGTCCACCTGCTGATCCTCGACTCCTCCGACGCCTCGACGTTCGCCGATCACGCCAAAGCCGTCGACGCACTCCCAGCTGTGCCGAACGTGATCGTGCACCACCTCGGCGAGGCGCGGCAGCGCGACTTCCTGCGGGAGGTGATCAAGCGCTCCGGTCAGGCCGAACCCGAGCTGCTGCTCGACCTGATGCTGCCGGCCGCCGTCTCCTACGGAGCCTGCACCAACCGGGCCTTCCTGCTCGCCGCCGCACTCGGCTGCGAGTCGATCCACCGCCGGGACTCGGACAGCGGCTACCAGACCCTGGACGGCAAGCCGGTCTTCCCGATCCACCACGAGCTGCTGTCCCTCGGGAAGCCGGGGGCCGACGCCGCCGACGGCGTCACCGAGAACGCGCTGGACCCGGTGCACGGCCGGAAGCCGGTGTCGATGGTGGGCGGATCGTTCGTGGGTGAACTGTCGGTCGACGTCAGCGAGATCAAGGAGACCGACCCCGGGATCTACCACGACGTGGTCAGCCTGTGGGCCCCGCCCGAGTGGCCGGCGGAGGAGGTCCAGGGCCTGGTCCAGGAGTCGTTCATCGGCGCCGGCACCGAGCCGTTCAGCGTCGACCGGTCGGTGCTGGACGTCCCGGACATCTGGCGGTTGGACATGTGCAACATCGGCTTCGACCGCGAGTTGTACGAGCGCGTCCCGCTGCCGCCCGCGACCGACACGATCGGCAGCGACTACTTCCTGCTGCACGTCGTCCGTCATGCCCCGCTGCCCGCGGTCGTGCACAACCGCCACATCGTCAACTTCTACACCGCGGAGCGGCGGACCGGCAGCGGATTCACCGACTACCAGGTGCGGTTCGTGAAGTTCCTGCTGTCGATGCTCTATCTCCATCCCGTCTACTTCGACCTGGAGGAAGCCGGTCCGGCACTGCTCGACCCGCAGCATCATGTGCGCGCCGCCTCGATATCCGGCTTCGTCCGGCGGTCCACCGGTGCGGACCGCACGGAGAACATCCGGCGGCTGGACGTCATCGACCGCTGCTACCGGCAACTCGGCCGCAAGTACGCCGAGTTCGCCGACCATCTGGTGCCGCTGCGGCAGGGACTGCTCGACCGGGCCCAGGTCGACACCGAGCACTTCGCGCTGCTGATCGACGCGTGGCGTCCACTGGTGGCGGCGAGCAGAGCCGTCGGTCGACCCACCGGTCAGTCCACCAGTCGATCCACCGGTCGATCCACCGGAAGGGCTTGA